TTTAGAATCTCCCATTTCACCTTCAATTTCTGCTTTTGGAGTAAGAGCTGCTACAGAGTCGATAACGACAATATCAATTGCTCCTGAACGGATCAGGTTATCTGCAATTTCTAAAGCCTGTTCTCCGTTGTCCGGCTGGGAAATGATCAGGTTTTCAAGATCGATACCCAGTTTCGCGGCGTATGTTCTGTCGAAAGCATGCTCGGCATCAATGAATGCGGCAATACCTCCGGCTTTCTGAGCTTCAGCAATAGCGTGAAGGGTTAAAGTGGTTTTACCTGAAGATTCAGGACCGTAAATTTCAATAATTCTTCCTCTCGGATAACCGCCAACGCCTAAAGCAATGTCCAGTCCTAAAGACCCCGAAGGAATTACTTCTATGGTGTTGTCTACGGAACTATCTCCCAAAGTCATTACTGTTCCTTTTCCGTATGTTTTATCTAGCTTGTCAAGCACTAATGCCAGTGCTTTTTTCTTATCATCAATGTTACTCATCGTCTTTAAAATAATTTCTCAAAAATACATAATTTAAATATCAAATGCTAATATTATTTAGGTTGAAAAATGGTTTTTAAAGTTAAAAAATAATAAAATTTACAGGATGATATTATGTATAACAAAAACGGCTTCAGAATATCTTCCTGAAATTTAAAAACACAGATATACATCTGATTTACAATTAATTTCAATGAAAATTCGAGTTCTTTGTAATGGCCAGATAATCTTCCAGGACTTTCATCTGGTCTTTATTTCCTTTGGCTATTCTGGCTTCCCGGCTTACAAGCTTATCATATATTTTATTGATAAATATCTTAGACCAGGGAAATAACTTCTTCCCCCAGACTTTAGGGATTTCCAGTCTTTTACATACTTCATCATCCAGCAGAAACCATGTGCAGCAGATGTGAAGATATCTCAGATTTTCCCGTTCCAATTTATACTTTAATATAGGATTTTCCAGCGATTCATTTAATAAAGAATGGGCCAGAAGAACAGAATCTTTATCGGAAGGAGGCTGTACAGAAGTCCAGAGATAGAAATATTCTGTTGCCTGCTTTTTATCGTCAGGAAGAAGATGTTCCGGAATTCCCAACAGGTATCCGGTATATTTCCAGAGATGGAAAATTCCCTGTTCTTCCTGTACGGAAAAAGTATTGCCTAATTTTTGAAGACTATGCAGGAAAACAAGACTGAAACCAATATAAGTAGCCATCATATCCCATGAGTTAATAGGTTCACCCCAGTTTTCCGTATCCCAATCTTTATAGTGCTTTTTTATGGAAAGCCTTGCATACGAATGAATCAGACGGGTTTTTATAGCAAACTCATATCCTTTTGCATGAATTTCCAAAGCATTGTACCGTGTAGCATTCACCCAAAAGTCCAGTGTTTCAGAGAGACGCTTAACGGCTCCCTTTTTCAGAGCTTCTGTAACAATCAGCGGTTTATTAAGATAAGCATAA
This region of Chryseobacterium vaccae genomic DNA includes:
- a CDS encoding oxygenase MpaB family protein codes for the protein MEQMIIQPRFKDAPHFKDFWERGNGKQLVEFSGAKVSFKDFDKFSPNFYHVDEVGDEVVKEVYFTKKFHEASREIEQYIRKGVSETDEVPESVKKLFAQTQHIPEWLDHDLLKAGAELCMRSNLDSLISLRDYCLIGGYDYAYLNKPLIVTEALKKGAVKRLSETLDFWVNATRYNALEIHAKGYEFAIKTRLIHSYARLSIKKHYKDWDTENWGEPINSWDMMATYIGFSLVFLHSLQKLGNTFSVQEEQGIFHLWKYTGYLLGIPEHLLPDDKKQATEYFYLWTSVQPPSDKDSVLLAHSLLNESLENPILKYKLERENLRYLHICCTWFLLDDEVCKRLEIPKVWGKKLFPWSKIFINKIYDKLVSREARIAKGNKDQMKVLEDYLAITKNSNFH